The Enterococcus sp. 7F3_DIV0205 genome has a window encoding:
- the argR gene encoding arginine repressor, with protein MKKADRQRLIKQLITENEIETQDDLIARLEQSGVKATQATVSRDVREMSIVKTHGSDGRVKYALFSQQQASSSEDKLKESVKDSVIRMERVQFMVIVHTDMGAADVVTNFLDEVSYEEIAGTVAGVDTIIIIARSEDDAIAVVERFEAMMD; from the coding sequence ATGAAAAAAGCAGACCGACAACGCTTGATCAAACAACTAATCACAGAAAATGAAATAGAAACCCAAGATGATCTGATTGCACGTCTTGAACAATCTGGCGTTAAAGCAACCCAAGCCACTGTTTCAAGAGATGTACGCGAGATGAGTATCGTTAAAACCCACGGCTCAGATGGTCGCGTGAAGTATGCTTTATTCTCTCAACAACAAGCATCCAGCAGTGAAGATAAGCTAAAGGAATCCGTGAAAGATTCAGTGATTCGGATGGAACGTGTTCAATTTATGGTGATTGTTCACACAGATATGGGTGCAGCAGATGTCGTTACTAATTTTTTAGATGAAGTCAGTTATGAAGAAATTGCAGGGACTGTTGCAGGAGTTGATACAATCATTATCATTGCTCGCTCAGAAGATGACGCGATCGCTGTTGTTGAACGTTTTGAAGCGATGATGGATTAA
- a CDS encoding helix-turn-helix domain-containing protein, whose translation MQNFVRQFHYTDDHHLPIIRGVGIGEGSSTYNWDARIRKEQLIVLQVTLTGEGFLEMGGRKIALRENNAFFAKIPGNYRYFGEEWRFLFIEFSAIMTQWLDTSISIIELSMDLLERLKSVVIDLKDRELSAVQNAKISFALFLDIKEAIQKEIQQKTDGIQAVKKYIDTHYFEDISLDFLSERYMISKYTLIRQFEEVYKSSPINYLKQVRIIQSLSLLWEEEAIGQVAKKVGFSTGNYFSKVFKKEMGMSPSEYRNQKEIYFPQ comes from the coding sequence TTGCAGAATTTTGTTCGTCAATTCCATTATACAGATGATCACCATTTGCCGATCATTCGTGGAGTTGGTATAGGTGAGGGCAGTAGTACTTATAATTGGGATGCTCGTATTCGAAAAGAACAGCTGATTGTTTTGCAGGTGACATTAACAGGTGAAGGTTTCTTAGAAATGGGCGGGAGAAAAATTGCTCTCAGGGAAAACAACGCTTTTTTTGCTAAAATACCTGGCAATTATCGCTATTTTGGTGAGGAGTGGCGTTTTTTATTTATCGAATTTTCAGCTATAATGACGCAATGGTTGGATACATCGATTTCTATTATAGAATTATCAATGGATTTGCTTGAAAGGCTTAAAAGCGTTGTGATTGATCTAAAAGATCGTGAGTTGAGTGCAGTACAAAATGCTAAAATATCATTTGCGCTTTTTTTGGATATTAAGGAAGCAATCCAGAAAGAAATTCAACAAAAAACGGATGGAATTCAGGCAGTAAAAAAATATATTGATACCCATTATTTTGAAGACATAAGTTTAGATTTCCTATCTGAGAGATACATGATATCAAAGTATACATTGATTCGTCAGTTTGAAGAAGTCTACAAGTCATCCCCCATAAACTATTTAAAACAGGTACGAATCATTCAGTCCCTGTCTTTATTATGGGAAGAAGAAGCAATTGGCCAAGTGGCGAAAAAAGTTGGGTTTTCAACGGGAAATTATTTTAGTAAAGTGTTTAAAAAGGAGATGGGGATGTCTCCAAGTGAGTACAGAAACCAAAAAGAAATTTATTTTCCACAATAG
- a CDS encoding alpha-galactosidase has translation MTISFDNKQNIFHLSNNTISYIIGVEKGKYLTHRYFGPYLSSYHQVNQLQHIDRGFATNPISEERTFSLNTLPLETSTQGSLDYRVGNYQFRNSDGFRITDFVYDRFEILQGKSPLKELPSLRGETQQTLEIYLIDPVQSLEMVLRYTIYDDLPVITRNVEYRNNGVQPIYLENAGSMLLDLPRSDFDLLTLNGSHTNEAMIHRQPLHPGIQKISSTRGTSSPQHHPFLGLADRYTNEDQGHVYGFHFIYSGNFVAQAEVEQYGSTRIQIGINPETFEWKLMPESSFQTPEVVLNFSDQGFNQLSQTFHKLYQTYLIPEYWQEQERPILLNSWEGNYFDFTEEDLINQAQQAHDLGIELFVLDDGWFGQREDDTTSLGDWFVNKTKLPNGIEHFADILHQQNMKFGLWFEPEMISVKSRLFEVHPEWSLQVPDYPQTQGRQQLVLNLSLPQVQDYLIQVLSDYLSSNKIDYVKWDMNRHLTEVGSFILPNDQQKEVSHRYVLGLYHILSEITKQFPHVLFENCSSGGGRFDPGMVAYMPQTWTSDNTDALCRTQIQYGYSYLYPPIMMGAHVSDIPNHQLGRNTPLESRFLIAMSGNFGYELAIEKQSPKVLSEIKDQITFYKKHRRLLQFGQFYRIKEIDSTYATAWLFKNETEALLVYSNGLAQPAQPVQYVKTNYLDDSIRYKDTETGNIYSGSELNHAGILVPRIKGDFQCFYKHWTVLDELTK, from the coding sequence ATGACTATCTCTTTCGATAACAAACAAAACATTTTCCATCTAAGCAACAATACAATCAGTTATATTATAGGTGTCGAAAAAGGAAAATATCTTACCCATAGATATTTTGGACCTTATTTAAGCAGCTATCATCAAGTCAACCAGTTACAACATATCGATCGCGGTTTTGCTACAAATCCGATCAGTGAAGAACGAACATTTTCTTTAAACACATTGCCTCTTGAAACGAGCACACAAGGAAGTTTAGATTATCGGGTGGGTAATTATCAATTTCGAAATTCAGATGGTTTTCGGATCACAGATTTTGTGTATGATCGTTTTGAAATTTTGCAAGGGAAGTCTCCTTTAAAAGAGTTACCTTCATTACGAGGAGAAACACAGCAGACGTTAGAAATCTACCTTATCGATCCTGTCCAATCCCTTGAAATGGTTCTTCGTTATACAATCTATGACGATCTCCCAGTTATTACGCGCAATGTTGAGTATCGAAATAATGGAGTACAGCCTATTTATTTGGAAAATGCAGGCTCTATGTTGCTAGACTTACCACGTTCTGATTTTGATCTATTAACTCTTAATGGTTCACACACCAATGAAGCGATGATTCATCGGCAACCACTTCATCCAGGTATTCAAAAAATAAGTTCGACCAGAGGAACGAGCAGTCCGCAACATCATCCGTTTTTAGGACTTGCCGACCGCTATACAAATGAAGATCAAGGACATGTTTACGGATTCCATTTTATTTACAGCGGGAATTTTGTTGCCCAAGCCGAGGTAGAACAATATGGAAGTACACGTATCCAGATAGGAATCAATCCAGAAACGTTTGAGTGGAAATTGATGCCTGAATCTAGTTTTCAAACACCAGAAGTCGTGCTAAATTTTAGTGATCAGGGATTTAACCAACTTTCTCAAACATTTCATAAATTGTACCAAACGTATTTAATACCTGAATATTGGCAAGAACAGGAACGACCAATTTTGCTTAATTCATGGGAAGGGAATTATTTTGATTTTACAGAAGAGGACTTAATTAACCAAGCACAACAGGCACATGATTTAGGGATTGAATTATTTGTTTTAGATGATGGCTGGTTTGGTCAACGAGAAGATGATACTACGTCTTTAGGAGATTGGTTTGTCAATAAAACCAAACTGCCCAACGGCATTGAACATTTTGCAGATATTCTACATCAACAGAACATGAAATTTGGTTTATGGTTTGAACCAGAAATGATTTCTGTGAAAAGTCGTTTATTTGAAGTGCATCCTGAGTGGAGTTTACAAGTACCTGACTATCCTCAAACCCAAGGAAGACAACAACTTGTTTTAAATTTAAGTTTACCCCAAGTTCAAGATTATCTTATTCAGGTATTAAGCGATTATCTTTCTTCAAATAAAATCGATTATGTAAAATGGGATATGAATCGACACTTGACTGAAGTTGGTAGTTTTATTTTGCCGAATGATCAACAAAAAGAAGTGAGTCATCGATATGTTTTAGGACTGTATCATATTTTATCTGAAATAACAAAACAATTTCCACACGTATTATTTGAAAATTGTTCGAGCGGCGGTGGACGATTTGATCCTGGGATGGTCGCCTATATGCCTCAAACATGGACAAGTGACAATACGGATGCATTATGTCGGACACAAATCCAATACGGTTACAGCTATCTTTATCCACCTATTATGATGGGGGCACATGTTTCAGATATTCCCAACCATCAATTAGGCCGAAATACACCATTAGAAAGCCGCTTCTTAATTGCGATGAGTGGGAATTTCGGCTACGAACTAGCCATAGAAAAACAGTCTCCCAAGGTATTATCAGAAATAAAAGATCAAATTACTTTTTATAAAAAACATCGGAGATTATTGCAATTTGGGCAATTCTATCGAATCAAAGAAATTGATTCAACTTATGCTACAGCTTGGTTATTTAAAAATGAAACAGAGGCTTTGCTTGTTTACTCCAATGGTCTTGCTCAACCTGCTCAACCTGTTCAATATGTAAAGACAAACTATTTAGACGATTCTATACGCTACAAAGACACGGAAACGGGAAATATATACAGCGGTAGTGAATTAAATCATGCCGGCATACTCGTCCCAAGAATAAAAGGCGATTTCCAATGCTTTTACAAACATTGGACTGTGCTTGACGAACTAACTAAATAG
- a CDS encoding phosphomannomutase/phosphoglucomutase yields MDLKALQNGSDIRGIAVDHEEKIANLTPAQVRKIAVGMVHWLRDEKNLAEKHQSGTLTIGIGHDSRISADSLKQALIDSFIEQNVKVLDFGLATTPAMFMATQFPQYDCDAAIMITASHLPYYFNGLKLFTKSGGAEKADIAYILEHADKPALVAKASVTKTSILDDYSADLTDKIRMGMKTKEAKPLSGFHIIVDAGNGAGGFFAEKVLAKLGADITGSQFLEPDGMFPNHIPNPDNKEAMTSIQQAVLKNKADLGVIFDTDVDRSAVVDASGEVINRNNLIAVLATIVLAEYPGSSIVTNSPTSSHLKEFIESLGGKQVRYISGYRNVINKMIELNAEGIDTQLAIETSGHAAFKENYYLDDGAYVIAKILMLLPKLKKDGSTLGELISSLKQPAETQELRFEILDSHVRDYGEQVIRDLSGFVTSQRGMKIDSENHEGIRVNVYDEYGSGWFLLRMSLHEPLLVLQVENDQAGMNRKVLEGLASFFEAYRQLGLEQLNKLLR; encoded by the coding sequence ATGGATTTGAAAGCGTTACAAAACGGGTCAGATATAAGAGGGATAGCAGTAGATCATGAGGAGAAAATCGCGAACTTAACCCCAGCGCAAGTCAGGAAAATTGCAGTAGGAATGGTTCATTGGCTTCGTGATGAGAAAAACTTAGCTGAAAAACATCAATCAGGAACGTTAACAATCGGTATCGGTCATGATAGTCGTATTTCAGCAGATAGCTTGAAACAAGCATTAATCGACAGTTTCATTGAGCAAAATGTCAAAGTGTTAGATTTTGGTTTAGCGACAACGCCAGCCATGTTTATGGCTACTCAATTTCCGCAATATGATTGTGATGCAGCAATTATGATTACAGCGAGTCATTTGCCTTATTATTTTAATGGATTGAAGTTATTCACGAAATCTGGCGGAGCAGAAAAAGCGGATATTGCCTATATTTTAGAACACGCAGACAAACCTGCACTTGTAGCAAAAGCTTCTGTAACCAAAACTTCGATTTTAGACGATTATTCTGCTGATTTAACAGATAAAATTCGTATGGGCATGAAAACAAAAGAAGCAAAACCTTTATCTGGTTTTCATATTATAGTAGATGCAGGAAACGGAGCTGGCGGTTTTTTTGCTGAAAAGGTCCTAGCAAAACTTGGAGCGGATATCACAGGTTCACAATTCTTAGAACCTGACGGCATGTTCCCAAATCATATTCCAAATCCAGATAATAAAGAAGCCATGACAAGTATTCAGCAAGCAGTCTTGAAAAATAAAGCTGATCTAGGTGTGATTTTTGATACAGATGTGGATCGTTCTGCCGTTGTAGATGCATCTGGCGAAGTGATCAACCGAAATAATCTGATTGCTGTTTTAGCGACAATCGTTTTGGCTGAATATCCGGGTAGCAGCATTGTGACAAACTCACCAACTTCAAGTCATTTAAAAGAGTTTATCGAATCCCTTGGCGGTAAACAAGTGCGCTATATTTCTGGTTATCGTAATGTAATCAATAAAATGATCGAACTCAATGCTGAAGGAATCGATACACAATTAGCAATCGAAACAAGCGGACATGCAGCTTTTAAAGAAAACTACTATTTAGATGATGGTGCCTACGTTATTGCTAAAATCCTGATGCTGTTGCCTAAATTAAAAAAAGATGGTTCTACGCTAGGGGAGTTGATTAGTTCATTAAAACAACCCGCAGAAACCCAAGAATTACGGTTTGAAATTTTAGACAGTCATGTTCGTGATTATGGTGAACAAGTGATTCGAGATTTAAGTGGTTTTGTTACAAGTCAACGAGGGATGAAAATTGATTCCGAAAATCATGAAGGAATTCGAGTCAATGTTTATGATGAGTATGGCAGTGGGTGGTTTTTACTGCGGATGAGTTTGCATGAACCATTGTTGGTTTTGCAAGTTGAAAATGATCAAGCTGGGATGAATCGAAAAGTATTAGAGGGATTAGCAAGTTTCTTTGAAGCATATAGACAGTTAGGATTAGAGCAATTGAATAAACTATTGCGTTAG
- a CDS encoding glycoside hydrolase family 13 protein: protein MKTNWWKKATIYQIYPRSFQDTNADGIGDIKGIIQRLDYLALLGIEAIWLSPVYQSPNEDNGYDISDYEAIGSEYGTMEDMDNLIAEAQKRNIKIIMDLVVNHTSSEHPWFQSALQNPASEYHDFYIWRKGNESEKPNELQSNFGGSAWTFVPTLGEYYFHLHAKEQPDLNWENPVMRQEIYRMMNYWIEKGVGGFRLDVIDLIGKEPDQLITKNGPKLHELLQEMNRNTFGDYDLVTVGETWGATPEIAQLYSDESREELSMVFQFEHINLDKQTGKRKWDIKKLDPKELHQVFSKWQTELAGKGWNSLFWNNHDLPRIISRWGDDEKYRVISGKMLAIYLYFLQGTPYIYQGEEIGMINYPIKTIDEVDDIESRRMYDERINSGYTEEEIIESINAKGRDNARHPMQWDYSEQAGFTKGLPWLPVGNSNEINVEAALNDPNSLFYTYQKLIQLRKEMPIIIEGTFENIPTNDATVLAYIREYQGEQLLVVVNFSDLPAYFALGKTRVIKETLIHNYEKEITDELLAYEAYAVSLK from the coding sequence ATGAAAACTAATTGGTGGAAGAAAGCCACGATCTATCAAATTTATCCACGCAGTTTTCAAGATACAAACGCTGATGGTATTGGGGACATAAAAGGGATTATCCAGCGTTTAGATTATCTGGCCTTACTAGGAATAGAGGCGATTTGGCTCAGTCCTGTTTATCAATCACCCAATGAAGATAATGGCTACGATATCAGTGATTATGAAGCAATTGGCTCAGAGTATGGCACCATGGAAGATATGGATAATCTGATTGCTGAAGCACAGAAAAGAAACATCAAGATTATTATGGATCTGGTCGTGAATCATACGTCATCAGAACATCCGTGGTTTCAGTCCGCACTGCAAAATCCTGCGAGTGAATATCATGATTTTTATATCTGGAGAAAAGGAAACGAAAGCGAAAAACCCAATGAACTTCAATCAAATTTTGGTGGTTCTGCGTGGACTTTTGTCCCGACGCTCGGGGAATATTATTTTCATTTACATGCGAAAGAACAGCCTGATTTGAATTGGGAAAATCCTGTGATGCGTCAAGAAATTTATCGTATGATGAATTATTGGATTGAAAAAGGCGTTGGTGGTTTTCGTTTAGATGTTATTGATTTGATAGGAAAAGAACCGGATCAGTTGATTACTAAAAACGGACCAAAGCTGCATGAACTTTTACAAGAAATGAATCGAAACACATTTGGAGACTATGACTTAGTTACAGTCGGTGAAACGTGGGGCGCAACGCCAGAAATTGCTCAGCTTTATTCTGATGAGAGTAGAGAAGAGTTATCAATGGTTTTTCAATTTGAGCACATCAATTTAGATAAGCAAACAGGCAAAAGAAAATGGGATATCAAAAAATTAGATCCTAAAGAATTGCATCAAGTGTTTTCTAAATGGCAAACAGAATTAGCTGGAAAAGGGTGGAACTCGCTGTTCTGGAATAATCATGATTTACCTCGGATTATCTCTCGTTGGGGCGATGATGAGAAGTATCGAGTGATCAGTGGGAAAATGCTAGCCATCTACCTATACTTTCTTCAAGGAACACCTTATATTTATCAGGGAGAAGAAATCGGCATGATCAATTATCCGATTAAAACGATTGATGAAGTTGATGATATAGAAAGTCGCAGAATGTATGATGAACGTATCAATTCTGGTTATACGGAAGAAGAGATTATTGAGTCGATCAATGCGAAAGGGCGAGATAATGCACGTCACCCGATGCAGTGGGATTATTCTGAACAAGCAGGTTTCACAAAAGGGCTTCCTTGGCTTCCAGTAGGAAATTCAAATGAAATCAATGTGGAAGCAGCCTTAAATGATCCAAACTCTTTATTTTATACGTATCAAAAACTGATTCAGTTGCGTAAAGAAATGCCGATTATTATAGAAGGAACATTTGAAAATATTCCAACGAATGATGCAACAGTTTTAGCCTATATTCGCGAGTATCAAGGGGAACAGTTGCTCGTTGTTGTTAATTTCTCTGATCTGCCAGCATATTTTGCATTAGGAAAAACACGAGTGATAAAAGAAACGCTCATCCATAATTATGAAAAAGAGATTACAGACGAACTGCTAGCTTATGAAGCGTATGCAGTATCTCTAAAATAA